The following proteins are co-located in the Gorilla gorilla gorilla isolate KB3781 chromosome 18, NHGRI_mGorGor1-v2.1_pri, whole genome shotgun sequence genome:
- the LOC129527339 gene encoding collagen alpha-2(XI) chain-like: MAEALAAGMLAPKAEQDVDRAATVSGRFLAPQQQDPKSSGGCAALLGADLPWSAPPLERAGAQGAHSPLGPRDRLRLRLGVSKGTCAAPWGGGGPKISGQCRAADGGRGATGPGGAPRAGVPGPLQPRRGWSQGGSGRGSDPKSRPQAAARSSSLPEGRPRRMGSRARRAQSPCGGEQECSCEPRCALPPAQPSIAGPLLSHRRTGSSLPASAEPWPRNCLKARPLHLPTSGPASSPVAKIAGLYNDSEPPRKTMRKGVLMTLLQQSAMTLPLWIGKPGDKPPPLCGAIPASGDYVARPGDKVAARVKAVDGDEQWILAEVVSYSHATNK, translated from the exons ATGGCAGAGGCCTTGGCTGCTGGAATGTTGGCTCCAAAAGCTGAGCAGG atgtgGACAGGGCCGCAACAGTGTCAGGGCGTTTCCTGGCTCCTCAACAGCAGGATCCGAAGTCGTCTGGAGGATGTGCCGCTCTGCTTGGGGCGGACCTCCCCTGGAGCGCACCTCCCCTGGAGCGCGCGGGCGCGCAGGGTGCACACAGCCCTCTTGGACCCCGGGACCGGCTCAGGCTCAGGCTCGGCGTCAGCAAAGGGACCTGCGCGGCGCCCTGGGGCGGAGGAGGCCCGAAGATCAGTGGCCAGTGCCGTGCGGCTGACGGAGGTCGGGGCGCAACGGGACCGGGAGGAGCGCCCAGGGCGGGGGTGCCAGGCCCACTCCAACCGCGGCGGGGTTGGAGTCAAGGCGGCTCCGGGCGGGGGTCGGACCCCAAATCCAGGCCACAGGCCGCCGCCCGGTCTTCTTCTTTACCCGAAGGGCGGCCGCGGCGGATGGGAAGCCGTGCACGACGAGCACAATCTCCATGCGGAGGAGAACAGGAATGTTCCTGTGAGCCCCGCTGCGCCCTACCGCCAGCGCAGCCCAGCATCGCAGGTCCCCTCCTATCCCACCGGAGAACGGGGTCCTCACTCCCAGCTTCAGCCGAGCCCTGGCCCCGCAACTGCCTGAAGGCACGCCCCCTGCACCTGCCCACCTCAGGTCCCGCCTCCAGCCCAG TGGCCAAGATCGCCGGTCTCTACAATGACTCGGAGCCACCCCGGAAGACCATGCGCAAAGGGGTGCTGATGACCCTGCTGCAGCAGTCGGCCATGACCCTGCCCCTGTGGATCGGGAAGCCTGGTGACAA gccCCCACCCCTCTGTGGGGCCATCCCTGCCTCAGGGGACTATGTGGCCAGACCTGGAGACAAGGTGGCTGCCCGGGTGAAGGCCGTGGATGGGGATGAGCAGTGGATCCTGGCCGAGGTGGTCAGTTACAGCCATGCCACCAACAAGTGA
- the LOC101141855 gene encoding titin-like: MVKLSIVLTPQFLSHDQGQLTKELQQHVKSVTRPCEYLRKVINTLAVYRHRETDFGGGVRDQPGQHGKTPSPQKLDNLIIIIIGFLRRYTFAILFCTSYLWGSFLKTIFRSRNGHDGSTDVQQRAWRSNRSRQEGLRSICMHTKKRVSSFPGIKIGLEDICTLWKQVETKVQAKIHKMKVIKKVNHHYKFNGKRKTAKKQKMFQRAQELRRRAEDYHKRKIPPSARKPLCNWVRMAAAEHRHSSGLPHWPYLTAETLKNRMGHQPPPPTQQHSITDNSLSLKTRAECLVYPLPPSADDNLETPLECLLTPLPPSRPSSAPPSADDETPAEFVVYPLPPSADDNLETPLECLLTPLPPSPPSSAPPSADDKTPAEFLVYPLPPSADDNLETPLECLLPPLPPSRLSSAPPSADDKTPAEFVVYPLPPSADDNLETPLECLLTPLPPSPPSLAPPSADDETPAEFVVYFLPHSADDDLEMPLECLLTPLPPSPPSSAPPSADDKTPAEFLVYPLPPSADDNLETPLECLLTPLPPSPPSLAPPSADDETPAEFVVYFLPHSADDDLKMPLECLLTPLPPSPPSSAPPSADDKTPAEFLVYPLPPSADDNLETPLECLLTPLPPSRLSSAPPSADDKTPAEFLVYPLPPSADDNLETPLECLLTPLPPSRLSSAPPSADDKTPAEFVVYPLPPSADDNLEMPLECLLTPLPPSPPSSAPPSADDKTPAEFLVYPLPPSADDNLETPLECLLTPLPPSPPPSAPPSADDNLKTPPLATQEAEAEKPPKPERQRAADVEPPPKPERRRAADVQPSRKPERRRAADVQPSRKPERRRTTDVQPSRKPERRRAAVDKTPAEFLVYPLPPSADDNLETPLECLLAPLPPSRLSPAPPSADDKTPAEFLVYPLPPSADDNLETPLECLLTPLPPSPPPSAPPSADDNLKTPPLATQEAEAEKPPKPERQRAADVEPPPKPERRRAADVQPSRKPERRRAADVQPSWKPERRRTTDVQPSRKPERRRAAVDKTPAEFLVYPLPPSADDNLETPLECLLAPLPPSRLSPAPPSADDKTPAEFLVYPLPPSADDNLETPLECLLTPLPPSPPPSAPPSADDNLKTPPLATQEAEAEKPPKPERQRAADVEPPPKPERRRAADVQPSRKPERRRAADVQPSWKPERRRTTDVQPSRKPERRRAAVDKTPAEFLVYPLPPSADDNLETPLECLLTPLPPSPPSSAPPSADDNLKTPPLATQEAEAGKPPKPERERAADVEPPPKPERRRAADVQPALKPERRRAADVQPSRKPERRRAAVDKTPAEFLVYPLPPSADDNLKMPLECLLTPLPPSPPSSAPPSADDNLKTPPLATQEAEAEKPPKPERRRATDVEPPLKPETRSAADAQPSRKPERRRAADLESPPKPERRSAADAQPSLKPERRSAADVQPSPKPERRRAADLESPPKPERRRAADLESPPKPERRRAADTQPSPKPERRRAADLESPPKPERRSAADLESPPKPERRRAADVQPSLKPERQSAADAQPSPKPERRRATDLESPPKLERRSAADAQPSPKPERRSAADAQPSPKPERRRAADLESPPKPERRRAADLESPPKPERRRAADAQPSPKPERRRAADAQPSPKPERRSAADAQPSPKPERRRAADAQPSPKPERRSAADAQPSPKPERRSAADAEPSSPEPKRRRVADEPPCKPPRKPKRRRAADRERPRKPPRKPKRWSAAEAQPSPKPERRSATDAEPPRKPKRRRAADRKPSSPEPKRRRVADVEPPHKPKRRRVADVRRPRKPPRKPKRWSAAKAQPSPKPEGRSAADAQPSPKPEGRSAADAQPSPKPEGRSAADAQPSPKPEGRSAADAQPSPKPEGRSAADAQPSPKPEGRSAADAQPSPKPEGRSAADAQPSPKPEGRSAADAQPSPKPEGRSAADAQPSPKPEGRSAADAQPSPKPERRSAADAQPSLKPERRSAADAQASPKPERRSAADLESPPQPERRSTADAQASPKSERRSAAEAQPSPKPERRSAADTQPSLEPERRSVADLESPPKPERRSAADLESPPKPERRSAAEAQPSPKPERQSAADTQPSPKPERRSVADTQPSPKPERRSAADTQPSPKPERRSVADTQPSPKPERRSVADTQPSPKPERRSVADLESPPKLERRSAAEAQPSPKPERRSAADTQPSPKPERRSVADTQPSPKPERRSVADLESPPKPERRSAADLESPPKPERRSAAEAQPSPKPERRSAADTQPSSKPERRSVADTQPSPKPERRSAADTQPSPKPERRSVADTQPSPKPERRSVADTQPSPKPERRSVADLESPPKPERRSAAEAQPSPKPERRSAADTQPSPKPERRSAADAQLSPKPERQSAADAQPSPKPERRSAAADTQPSPKPERRSAADAQPSPKPERRSAAELESPPEPERRSAADAQPSPKPERRSAADAQPSPKPERRSAADAQPSPKPERRSAADAEPPRKRKRRRAADIELSSPEPKRRRIGDVERPRKPKRPRAADVEPSLPEPKRRRVGDVELPRKRKRPQAADVEPSLPEPKRRRLN; the protein is encoded by the exons GAAAATGTTTCAACGTGCGCAAGAGTTGCGGCGGCGGGCAGAGGACTACCACAAACGCAAA ATCCCCCCTTCTGCAAGAAAGCCTCTTTGCAACTGG GTCAGAATGGCGGCAGCGGAGCATCGTCATTCTTCAGGATTGCCCCACTGGCCCTACCTCAcagctgaaactttaaaaaacaggatGGGCCACCAGCCACCTCCTCCAACTCAACAACATTCTATAACTGATAACTCCCTGAGCCTCAAGACACGTGCCGAGtgtctggtctatccccttccaccctcagcggatgataatctcgaaacgcctctcgagtgtctcctcactcctcttccaccctcacgtccatcctcagctccaccctcagcggatgatgagacacctgccgagtttgtggtctatccccttccaccctcagcggatgataatctcgaaacgcctctcgagtgtctcctcactcctcttccaccctcacctccatcctcagctccaccctcagcggatgataagacacctgccgagtttctggtgtatccccttccaccctcagcggatgataatctcgaaacgcctctcgagtgtctcctccctcctcttccaccctcacgtctatcctcagctccaccctcagcggatgataagacacctgccgagtttgtggtctatccccttccaccctcagcggatgataatctcgaaacgcctctcgagtgtctcctcactcctcttccaccctcacctccatccttagctccaccctcagcggatgatgagacacctgccgagtttgtgGTCTATTTCCTTCCACACTCAGCGGATGATgatctcgaaatgcctctcgagtgtctcctcactcctcttccaccctcacctccatcctcagctccaccctcagcggatgataagacacctgccgagtttctggtgtatccccttccaccctcagcggatgataatctcgaaacgcctctcgagtgtctcctcactcctcttccaccctcacctccatccttagctccaccctcagcggatgatgagacacctgccgagtttgtgGTCTATTTCCTTCCACACTCAGCGGATGATGATCTCaaaatgcctctcgagtgtctcctcactcctcttccaccctcacctccatcctcagctccaccctcagcggatgataagacacctgccgagtttctggtgtatccccttccaccctcagcagatgataatctcgaaacgcctctcgagtgtctcctcactcctcttccaccctcacgtctatcctcagctccaccctcagcggatgataagacacctgccgagtttctggtgtatccccttccaccctcagcagatgataatctcgaaacgcctctcgagtgtctcctcactcctcttccaccctcacgtctatcctcagctccaccctcagcagatgataagacacctgccgagtttgtggtctatccccttccaccctcagcggatgataatctcgaaatgcctctcgagtgtctcctcactcctcttccaccctcacctccatcctcagctccaccctcagcggatgataagacacctgccgagtttctggtctatccccttccaccctcagcggatgataatctcgaaacgcctctcgagtgtctcctcactcctcttccaccctcacctccaccctcagctccaccctcagcggatgataatctcaagacacctcccttagctactcaggaggctgaggcagaaaaaccacccaaacccgagagacagagggccgctgacgtggaaccaccaccgaaacccgagaggcggagggccgctgacgtgcaaccatcacggaaacccgagaggcggagggccgctgacgtgcaaccatcacggaaacccgagaggcggaggaccactgacgtgcaaccatcacggaaacccgagaggcggagggccgcagtggataagacacctgccgagtttctggtctatccacttccaccctcagcggatgataatctcgaaacgcctctcgagtgtctcctcgctcctcttccaccctcacgtctatccccagctccaccctcagcggatgataagacacctgccgagtttctggtctatccccttccaccctcagcggatgataatctcgaaacgcctctcgagtgtctcctcactcctcttccaccctcacctccaccctcagctccaccctcagcggatgataatctcaagacacctcccttagctactcaggaggctgaggcagaaaaaccacccaaacccgagagacagagggccgctgacgtggaaccaccaccgaaacccgagaggcggagggccgctgacgtgcaaccatcacggaaacccgagaggcggagggccgctgacgtgcaaccatcatggaaacccgagaggcggaggaccactgacgtgcaaccatcacggaaacccgagaggcggagggccgcagtggataagacacctgccgagtttctggtctatccacttccaccctcagcggatgataatctcgaaacgcctctcgagtgtctcctcgctcctcttccaccctcacgtctatccccagctccaccctcagcggatgataagacacctgccgagtttctggtctatccccttccaccctcagcggatgataatctcgaaacgcctctcgagtgtctcctcactcctcttccaccctcacctccaccctcagctccaccctcagcggatgataatctcaagacacctcccttagctactcaggaggctgaggcagaaaaaccacccaaacccgagagacagagggccgctgacgtggaaccaccaccgaaacccgagaggcggagggccgctgacgtgcaaccatcacggaaacccgagaggcggagggccgctgacgtgcaaccatcatggaaacccgagaggcggaggaccactgacgtgcaaccatcacggaaacccgagaggcggagggccgcagtggataagacacctgccgagtttctggtctatccccttccaccctcagcggatgataatctcgaaacgcctctcgagtgtctcctcactcctcttccaccctcacctccatcctcagctccaccctcagcggatgataatctcaagacacctcccttagctactcaggaggctgaggcaggaaaaccacccaaacccgagagagagagggccgctgacgtggaaccaccaccgaaacccgagaggcggagggccgctgacgtgcaaccagcactgaaacccgagaggcggagggccgctgacgtgcaaccatcacggaaacccgagaggcggagggccgcagtggataagacacctgccgagtttctggtctatcctcttccaccctcagcggatgataatctcaaaatgcctctcgagtgtctccttactcctcttccaccctcacctccatcctcagctccaccctcagcggatgataatctcaagacacctcccttagctactcaggaggctgaggcagaaaaaccaccgaaacccgagaggcggagggccactgacgtggaaccaccactgAAACCCGAGACGCgaagcgccgctgacgcgcagccatcacggaaacccgagaggcggagggccgctgacctggaatcaccaccgaaacccgagaggcggagcgccgctgacgcgcagccgtcgctgaaacccgagaggcggagcgccgctgacgtgcagccgtcgccgaaacctgagaggcggagggccgctgacctggaatcaccaccgaaacccgagaggcggagggccgctgacctggaatcaccaccgaaaccggagaggcggagggccgctgacacgcaaccatcaccgaaacccgagaggcggagggccgctgacctggaatcaccaccgaaacccgagaggcggagcgccgctgacctggaatcaccaccgaaacccgagaggcggagggccgctgacgtgcaaccatcactgaaacccgagaggcagagcgccgctgacgcgcagccgtcgccgaaacctgagaggcggagggccactgacctggaatcaccaccgaaactcgagaggcggagcgccgctgacgcgcaaccatcaccgaaacccgagaggcggagcgccgctgatgcgcagccgtcgccgaaacctgagaggcggagggccgctgacctggaatcaccaccaaaacccgagaggcggagggccgctgacctggaatcaccaccgaaacccgagaggcggagggccgctgacgcgcaaccatcaccgaaacctgagaggcggagggccgctgacgcgcaaccatcaccgaaacccgagaggcggagcgccgctgacgcgcagccatcaccgaaacctgagaggcggagggccgctgacgcgcagccatcaccgaaacccgagaggcggagcgccgctgacgcgcagccatcaccgaaacccgagaggcggagcgccgctgacgcggaaccatcatcacccgaacccaagaggcggagggtcgctgacgAACCGCCATGCAAACCCCCAcgcaaacccaagaggcggagggccgctgacagGGAACGGCCACGCAAACCCCCACgcaaacccaagaggtggagcgccgctgaggcgcagccgtcgccgaaacctgagaggcggagcgccaCTGACGCGGAACCTCCACGCaagcccaagaggcggagggccgctgaccggaaaccatcatcacccgaacccaagaggcggagggtcgctgacgtggaaccgCCACACAAACCCAAGAGGCGCAGGGTCGCTGACGTGAGACGGCCACGCAAACCCCCACgcaaacccaagaggtggagcgcCGCtaaggcgcagccgtcgccgaaacccgaggggcggagcgccgctgacgcgcagccgtcgccgaaacccgaggggcggagcgccgctgacgcgcagccgtcgccgaaacccgaggggcggagcgccgctgacgcgcagccgtcgccgaaacccgaggggcggagcgccgctgacgcgcagccgtcgccgaaacccgaggggcggagcgccgctgacgcgcagccgtcgccgaaacccgaggggcggagcgccgctgacgcgcagccgtcgccgaaacccgaggggcggagcgccgctgacgcgcagccgtcgccgaaacccgaggggcggagcgccgctgacgcgcagccgtcgccgaaacccgaggggcggagcgccgctgacgcgcagccgtcgccgaaacccgaggggcggagcgccgctgacgcgcagccgtcgccgaaacccgagaggcggagcgccgctgacgcgcagccgtcattgaaacccgagaggcggagcgccgctgacgcgcaggcGTCGccaaaacccgagaggcggagcgccgctgacctggaatcaccaccgcaacccgagaggcggagcaccGCTGACGCGCAAGCATCACCGAaatccgagaggcggagcgccgctgaggcgcagccgtcgccgaaacccgagaggcggagcgccgctgacacgcagccatcactggaacctgagaggcggagcgtcgctgacctggaatcaccaccgaaacccgagaggcggagcgccgctgacctggaatcaccaccgaaacccgagaggcggagcgccgctgaggcgcagccgtcgccgaaacccgagaggcagagcgccgctgacacgcagccatcaccgaaacccgagaggcggagcgtcgctgacacgcagccatcaccgaaacccgagaggcggagcgccgctgacacgcagccatcaccgaaacccgagaggcggagcgtcgctgacacgcagccatcaccgaaacctgagaggcggagcgtcgctgacacgcagccatcaccgaaacccgagaggcggagcgtcgctgacctggaatcaccaccgaaactcgagaggcggagcgccgctgaggcgcagccgtcaccgaaacccgagaggcggagcgccgctgacacgcagccatcaccgaaacctgagaggcggagcgtcgctgacacgcagccatcaccgaaacctgagaggcggagcgtcgctgacctggaatcaccaccgaaacccgagaggcggagcgccgctgacctggaatcaccaccgaaacccgagaggcggagcgccgctgaggcgcagccgtcgccgaaacccgagaggcggagcgccgctgacacgcagccatcatcgaaacccgagaggcggagcgtcgctgacacgcagccatcaccgaaacccgagaggcggagcgccgctgacacgcagccatcaccgaaacccgagaggcggagcgtcgctgacacgcagccatcaccgaaacctgagaggcggagcgtcgctgacacgcagccatcaccgaaacccgagaggcggagcgtcgctgacctggaatcaccaccgaaacccgagaggcggagcgccgctgaggcgcagccgtcgccgaaacccgagaggcggagcgccgctgacacgcagccatcaccgaaacccgagaggcggagcgccgctgacgcgcagctgtcgccgaaacccgagaggcagagcgccGCTgatgcgcagccgtcgccgaaacccgagaggcggagcgccgctgctgacacgcagccgtcgccgaaacccgagaggcggagcgccgctgacgcgcagccgtcgccgaaacccgagaggcggagtgcCGCTGAACTGGAATCACCACcggaacccgagaggcggagcgccgctgacgcgcagccgtcgccgaaacccgagaggcggagcgccgctgacgcgcagccgtcgccgaaacccgagaggcggagcgccgctgatgcgcagccgtcgccgaaacccgagaggcggagcgccgctgacgcggaACCGCCTCGCAAACGCAAGAGGCGGAGGGCAGCGGACATTGAActatcatcacccgaacccaagaggcggaggatCGGTGACGTGGAACGGCCACGCAAACccaagaggccgagggccgccgacgtggaaccatcattacccgaacccaagaggcggagggtcggTGACGTGGAACTGCCACGCAAACGCAAGAGGCCGCAGGCCGCCGACGTGGAACCATCAttacccgaacccaagaggcggaggttgaattAG